A genome region from Candidatus Bathyarchaeota archaeon includes the following:
- a CDS encoding winged helix-turn-helix transcriptional regulator, which produces MSLTIVHDRLKRLVDSGMREPCTTVERLTHLRELLSGLDNKILADMESMFIGLGDRTRLQILKLITEEELCVCEISAALELTQPTTSHHLRILERGGLVSSRHRGRWVFYRLANSSVKKMFEDALKIVKEGM; this is translated from the coding sequence ATGAGCTTAACCATCGTGCATGATAGACTGAAGAGACTCGTAGATTCAGGCATGAGAGAACCTTGCACAACAGTCGAAAGGCTGACACATTTAAGGGAGCTCCTGAGCGGACTAGATAATAAAATACTGGCAGATATGGAGAGCATGTTCATCGGTCTAGGCGATCGAACGAGACTGCAGATTTTGAAGCTCATCACTGAGGAGGAGCTGTGCGTATGTGAGATCTCAGCAGCGTTAGAGTTGACACAGCCAACAACCTCACATCACCTCAGAATCTTGGAGAGGGGTGGACTCGTGTCTTCTAGACATAGGGGTAGGTGGGTATTCTACAGGCTGGCAAATTCTAGCGTCAAAAAAATGTTTGAAGACGCATTGAAAATTGTAAAGGAGGGTATGTGA
- a CDS encoding metallophosphoesterase family protein, whose translation MIVVVSDVHLGYRNSNRQLFLKFLEDICKPLGPDDHLILLGDILDFWRRNNVLVAVENETIFKTLESLNSKIHYIVGNHDYTLITLKLPENQYFNVSKTLRLKDGGTTYNFIHGYQLEALALLEPLTIEEYESICVSLCQRTGDFIGDILSVLWDTLHLSFKKGDRRQKAISSITEVPESRRDMHRVEQLAKSSVKDLFLGLERGARLIFGHTHRPFIDGNVANSGSWVSDATVQNTYLTIDDGNMELKVYQP comes from the coding sequence TTGATAGTTGTCGTCTCAGATGTTCATCTGGGCTATCGAAACTCTAACAGGCAACTCTTCCTAAAATTTTTGGAGGATATATGTAAGCCGCTGGGTCCAGATGACCATCTTATTCTTCTAGGCGATATACTCGACTTCTGGAGAAGGAACAATGTGCTCGTCGCTGTTGAAAACGAGACCATATTTAAGACCCTCGAATCCTTGAACTCAAAGATACATTACATCGTTGGAAACCATGACTACACATTGATAACGCTGAAACTTCCTGAAAACCAGTACTTCAATGTGAGTAAGACCCTCAGATTAAAAGACGGCGGGACCACATACAATTTTATTCACGGATATCAACTTGAGGCCCTAGCTCTGCTCGAACCCCTAACGATAGAAGAGTATGAATCCATATGTGTCTCCCTATGTCAGAGGACTGGAGACTTCATAGGTGATATTCTGAGCGTCCTATGGGATACCCTACACCTCAGCTTCAAGAAGGGAGATAGAAGACAGAAAGCTATCAGTTCAATAACCGAGGTTCCTGAGAGTCGAAGAGACATGCATAGGGTTGAGCAACTCGCCAAGTCCAGTGTAAAAGATCTGTTTCTAGGTCTTGAAAGAGGTGCTAGACTCATCTTCGGCCACACCCACCGCCCCTTCATAGATGGCAATGTAGCCAATAGTGGAAGCTGGGTTTCAGATGCGACTGTCCAGAACACCTACCTAACTATCGATGATGGGAATATGGAGTTGAAAGTGTATCAACCATGA
- a CDS encoding aldolase has translation MINIERKDELLQHYSKEVLYEERADIYGCCIKLLTNLKYVKDRWEENFYPMSAHVRSHGRLLVVEEKDKPLTVMYDPLSKTAFLFNVDYYGWIKSLALATAGDILEDEHNINSIHGACIDMDGHGICLIAPPGTGKTTHTYGLLRIPDVRVLSDDWFFVRFSDNSALAYGSEKNFYTPADVAETWGEYKQIVDNAIFDNRGRAIIDIRWIIGKGRVVPFTTIRKIILLKRDSKDTMLARRMDPSEALEFLEYHNFCNPHLLVRSDRKKDLRRLFFKHLLNRVEVYMVNTTPPPNETHEIIRRICEGR, from the coding sequence CTGATCAATATTGAACGTAAAGATGAGCTACTCCAACACTACTCTAAAGAAGTCCTCTATGAGGAGAGGGCTGACATTTACGGTTGCTGCATCAAACTCCTGACGAACCTGAAATATGTTAAGGATAGGTGGGAGGAAAATTTCTATCCGATGTCAGCTCACGTCAGGTCTCACGGTAGACTCTTAGTTGTTGAAGAGAAGGATAAACCCTTGACGGTCATGTATGACCCACTATCGAAGACCGCTTTCCTCTTCAATGTCGACTATTACGGTTGGATAAAGTCTCTAGCCCTCGCAACAGCCGGGGATATACTTGAAGATGAACATAACATAAACAGTATTCACGGTGCCTGCATCGATATGGACGGCCACGGGATATGTTTGATAGCACCCCCTGGAACAGGTAAGACAACCCACACCTACGGGCTACTACGTATCCCAGATGTGAGGGTACTCTCAGACGACTGGTTCTTTGTAAGATTCTCAGACAACTCAGCCTTGGCCTACGGGTCTGAAAAAAACTTCTACACACCAGCCGATGTCGCCGAGACTTGGGGTGAATACAAGCAGATAGTCGACAACGCGATCTTCGACAATCGTGGGAGGGCAATCATCGACATCAGGTGGATAATAGGTAAGGGCAGGGTTGTTCCCTTCACAACCATAAGGAAGATAATCCTCCTGAAGAGAGATTCGAAAGATACAATGTTGGCCAGAAGGATGGATCCCAGTGAAGCTTTGGAGTTTTTGGAATACCACAACTTTTGTAACCCCCACCTCCTAGTCAGATCCGATAGGAAGAAAGACCTCCGAAGACTATTCTTCAAACATCTTCTGAATAGGGTTGAAGTATACATGGTGAATACAACGCCGCCGCCGAATGAGACCCATGAAATCATAAGGAGAATCTGTGAGGGCCGATAA
- a CDS encoding cysteine hydrolase: MSPIEDVKEAVIIVDMQKDNVGRFCGEIIPNIKLLIDDARRRGRPVIYACDSRFRDDPLFRKLGFPEHAIRGTEGAEVIDEIKPQQGDILVEKRMLSAFFGTDLDYTLRHKNIKSLIIAGIRTEACLLKTVLDAFELGYDVTVPSDACSSPSQQNHEATLKILDVLKIRKATTKQLLAGLEAYPK; the protein is encoded by the coding sequence ATGAGTCCCATAGAAGATGTGAAAGAAGCCGTAATTATTGTAGATATGCAGAAGGATAATGTTGGAAGATTCTGCGGAGAGATAATACCTAACATTAAACTTCTTATCGATGATGCGAGGCGGAGGGGGAGACCTGTAATCTACGCTTGCGACAGCAGGTTCAGGGATGACCCTCTATTCAGAAAGCTCGGATTCCCAGAACATGCAATCCGTGGAACAGAGGGTGCTGAAGTAATAGATGAGATAAAACCTCAACAAGGAGATATTCTGGTTGAAAAGAGAATGTTAAGCGCCTTCTTCGGAACAGACCTAGACTACACGTTGAGACATAAGAATATAAAGTCTCTAATAATAGCTGGTATACGCACCGAAGCATGTTTGCTGAAGACTGTTCTAGACGCTTTCGAACTCGGATACGACGTCACCGTCCCCTCCGACGCATGTTCCTCACCGTCCCAGCAGAACCATGAGGCGACCCTGAAGATACTTGATGTCTTGAAGATACGTAAGGCGACTACTAAGCAGCTTCTGGCTGGGTTGGAGGCGTACCCGAAATAA
- the uvrC gene encoding excinuclease ABC subunit UvrC — MDTTIEDQIENLPEKTGVYIMRGEEVLYVGKAANIRERVRNHLQASKSDPREALIIGGTKRIDYIVTSSEVEALVEENILIKQYRPKFNVRLRDDKTYPYLKLSLEEDYPTLTIVRRPKRDGNRYYGPYADVAAMRRTLNTLRRLFPLTACKYDPKKPRRRPCIYYHIGLCSGVCAGLISRDEYNERVKELILVLEGKAEMVVEKLRKEMLEASTNLEFERAAIVRDRIASLEKTLPGVTVAFPEPIDLDVLGLAKTPSTACVQVLQVKAGRLISSECFELNTQGAEESEIIESFIKQYYSRRMTPPPEIVVSTKPKDVKTIQDWMFERFGVETTISYWAKGRKRRLTRLAVENAKTHLEELGSRERRNLEGLKELQEALGLEDTPKLIECFDVSTLAGKISVGSMVAFMNGEPLKSRYRRFRIKTVVGQDDPRMIGEIVYRRYRRLLEERAELPDLIIVDGGITQLNSARKSLSDLGLELPIVGLAKRLEQLYLPKRPEPVELKKDSEGLHLIQRIRDEAHRFAISYHRKLRVKNEISNRT, encoded by the coding sequence ATGGATACGACCATAGAGGATCAGATTGAGAACCTGCCTGAGAAGACTGGAGTATACATTATGAGGGGGGAGGAGGTTCTCTACGTCGGTAAAGCAGCAAACATCAGAGAGAGGGTTAGAAATCATCTCCAAGCATCGAAGTCCGATCCTCGGGAGGCCCTGATCATTGGAGGCACAAAGAGGATCGATTACATAGTCACAAGCTCCGAAGTAGAGGCACTCGTCGAAGAGAATATTCTGATAAAACAGTATAGACCAAAATTCAATGTCAGGTTGAGGGATGACAAGACCTACCCCTACCTGAAACTCAGCCTCGAAGAGGATTATCCAACCCTCACAATCGTTAGGAGACCAAAGAGAGACGGTAACCGATACTACGGCCCATATGCAGATGTTGCAGCCATGAGGCGGACTCTGAACACGCTCAGAAGACTATTCCCCCTCACAGCATGCAAGTATGACCCAAAGAAACCTAGGAGACGACCATGCATCTATTACCATATAGGCCTATGCAGCGGGGTTTGTGCAGGACTCATATCGAGAGACGAGTATAATGAGCGTGTGAAGGAGCTCATCCTGGTCCTTGAAGGTAAGGCTGAGATGGTTGTTGAGAAGCTGCGGAAGGAGATGCTTGAGGCTTCGACGAACCTTGAGTTTGAGAGAGCTGCCATAGTAAGGGATCGAATCGCATCCCTGGAGAAGACCCTCCCAGGGGTGACCGTAGCATTCCCTGAACCTATAGATCTGGATGTTCTGGGTTTAGCGAAAACCCCCTCGACAGCCTGCGTCCAAGTCTTACAAGTCAAAGCTGGGAGACTCATCTCCTCAGAATGCTTCGAATTGAACACTCAAGGGGCGGAGGAGAGTGAGATAATAGAGTCCTTCATAAAACAATACTATTCTAGAAGGATGACACCACCACCTGAGATAGTGGTCTCGACGAAACCTAAAGATGTCAAAACGATCCAGGATTGGATGTTTGAAAGATTCGGGGTGGAGACAACTATCTCATACTGGGCGAAGGGTAGGAAACGGCGCCTGACAAGACTGGCTGTAGAGAATGCTAAGACCCATCTTGAGGAGTTGGGCAGCCGGGAGAGAAGAAACTTGGAGGGACTGAAGGAGCTCCAGGAGGCACTGGGCTTGGAAGATACACCCAAACTCATAGAATGTTTCGACGTCTCCACATTGGCTGGAAAGATCTCAGTCGGATCCATGGTAGCCTTCATGAACGGTGAACCCTTGAAGAGTCGCTACAGAAGATTCAGAATAAAGACCGTAGTCGGTCAGGATGATCCTAGGATGATCGGTGAGATCGTCTACAGAAGATACAGGCGTCTGCTAGAAGAAAGAGCTGAGCTACCTGACCTCATCATCGTCGATGGGGGGATAACCCAGTTGAACTCTGCCAGAAAGTCACTCTCAGACCTAGGACTAGAGTTGCCTATAGTTGGCCTAGCCAAGAGACTTGAACAATTATACCTACCCAAGAGACCTGAGCCTGTTGAGCTCAAGAAAGACTCTGAAGGCCTCCACCTGATTCAGAGGATCAGAGATGAAGCACATAGATTCGCCATATCATATCATAGAAAGTTAAGAGTCAAAAACGAAATCTCGAACAGAACATAA
- a CDS encoding cobalamin-binding protein, translating into MHCKILILLTITLPIISTFNLTVHAGSAYPMVVVDDFGRSVTINSPPNRIVSTAPSNTEILFALGLGEKVVGVTKYCDWPPLVLDRVKEGKITVIGGYADPSLEGVVSLKPDLVVAATNLQLNFISALQNRGVTVIGLNPKNIGEVINNLRLIGTICNKTDEANRLVESLQRRYDYVLEKTSKATSKPKVYYELWYDPLMSFGGNTVVDDLIQKAGGQNIFHDSPAPYPTINSEMVIQKNPDVIIVPIGYMGGVSKSDFEKRPGWSMVEAVKKNRIYALNENTLIRPGPRLFNGLEHLAAVIHPELFTGTINYNSSISITTNSTLFAVIYNDAKRLLNFTIIGVDGAVASVNVSIEKRLLRGRPIVLVDGVETGASVYEDQNRFTVRFNTSTSRREVVIGGSEDIPEFKIPYTILPIIILITLSVMRFKSSRKNES; encoded by the coding sequence ATGCACTGCAAAATACTGATTCTGCTAACAATAACACTTCCCATCATCTCAACATTCAACCTGACAGTTCATGCCGGCAGCGCTTACCCAATGGTTGTAGTCGACGATTTCGGTAGAAGCGTCACCATAAACTCTCCTCCAAACCGAATTGTTTCAACAGCCCCAAGCAACACTGAGATACTCTTCGCGTTAGGCCTTGGAGAAAAAGTCGTTGGCGTAACTAAGTACTGCGACTGGCCACCTCTGGTTCTCGACAGGGTTAAGGAAGGTAAGATCACGGTGATAGGGGGTTACGCCGATCCTAGTCTTGAGGGGGTAGTCTCCCTCAAACCTGACCTGGTAGTTGCAGCTACGAATCTGCAACTCAATTTCATCTCCGCCCTTCAAAATAGAGGGGTTACAGTCATAGGTTTAAACCCTAAGAACATAGGGGAGGTCATCAATAACCTGCGCCTCATCGGAACCATATGCAACAAGACAGATGAGGCGAACAGGCTTGTCGAGAGCCTCCAGAGAAGATATGACTATGTCTTAGAGAAGACCAGTAAGGCGACGAGTAAACCCAAGGTCTACTATGAATTGTGGTATGACCCTCTGATGAGTTTCGGCGGGAACACGGTTGTTGATGATCTGATCCAGAAGGCTGGGGGCCAGAATATCTTCCACGATTCACCGGCACCCTACCCTACAATCAATAGTGAGATGGTTATACAGAAGAATCCCGACGTAATCATCGTCCCGATAGGGTATATGGGTGGAGTCTCAAAATCCGACTTTGAGAAGAGGCCTGGATGGAGTATGGTAGAAGCAGTGAAGAAGAATCGAATATACGCTCTGAATGAGAATACCCTCATCCGTCCTGGACCTAGACTCTTCAATGGACTCGAACACTTGGCAGCCGTGATTCACCCCGAACTATTCACTGGAACGATCAACTATAACAGTTCAATATCGATAACAACCAACTCAACATTATTCGCCGTAATCTACAATGACGCTAAACGTCTCCTCAACTTCACCATAATAGGTGTGGATGGAGCTGTAGCTTCTGTGAATGTGTCTATTGAGAAGAGGCTGCTGAGAGGAAGACCTATCGTACTTGTTGATGGTGTAGAGACCGGCGCGTCAGTATATGAAGATCAAAACAGATTTACAGTCAGATTCAACACTTCAACGAGTAGACGGGAGGTTGTCATCGGCGGGAGCGAAGACATACCTGAATTCAAGATTCCCTACACAATACTCCCTATAATCATCCTAATCACCTTATCAGTGATGAGATTCAAATCGAGCAGGAAAAATGAATCCTAG
- the aspS gene encoding aspartate--tRNA(Asn) ligase, which translates to MPKTLDGLNDWRRTHYSIEVKPDLDGSPVTVFGRVQSIRRQGGITFIILNDMKGIVQVTVHKENSERSLLEKVERLPQHSLIGVRGVVRSIVKAPHGAEILPSEIKILSEPRKDLPFDPYGRVEQSIDKRLDLRMVDLLRPQSNAIFKIRSVVLESIREYLYSRDFIEVNTPKIISSATEGGAALFPLLYYDKEAFLAQSPQLYKEQLAAVFEKVFEIGPIFRAEQFRTLKHLSEAVSVDVEEAYVNYVDVMELLEGMLKHVVDTVRKRCGGELATLNVKLEPVELPLKRVTYDEVLNILEGEGVKVEWGEDLSTPILKTYSKILSDYHFIIDWPTKSKAFYIKPRRDRPEVCESFDFMYGSVELASGGSRIDDRKELTERLKEKGLNPKNFEYHLKTFDYGIPPHAGFGLGLDRLIMVLVGAENIREVVLYPRDPQRLTP; encoded by the coding sequence TTGCCTAAGACTCTAGACGGCCTCAACGACTGGAGGAGGACACACTACTCCATAGAAGTCAAACCTGACTTAGACGGGTCTCCAGTCACCGTCTTCGGTAGGGTTCAGAGCATACGTAGGCAAGGTGGGATAACCTTCATCATTCTGAATGACATGAAGGGAATAGTTCAAGTTACGGTTCATAAAGAGAATTCTGAGAGGTCGCTGCTGGAGAAGGTTGAGCGTCTACCGCAGCATTCACTTATAGGGGTTAGGGGGGTTGTGAGGAGCATAGTCAAGGCTCCACATGGCGCTGAGATACTGCCGTCTGAAATTAAGATACTGAGTGAACCTAGAAAGGATCTTCCGTTCGATCCTTATGGGAGGGTTGAGCAGAGTATAGATAAGAGGCTCGATCTCCGTATGGTAGACTTACTGAGGCCCCAGTCCAACGCCATATTCAAGATTAGAAGCGTCGTCCTCGAATCTATAAGGGAATATCTCTACAGTAGAGACTTCATCGAAGTCAACACGCCTAAGATAATATCTTCAGCGACTGAAGGAGGCGCCGCACTATTCCCCCTCCTATACTATGATAAGGAGGCTTTCCTAGCCCAGAGCCCCCAACTATATAAGGAGCAGCTGGCAGCTGTCTTCGAGAAGGTCTTCGAGATAGGTCCCATATTCAGAGCTGAACAGTTCAGGACACTCAAACACCTCAGTGAAGCAGTGTCGGTCGATGTTGAGGAGGCTTACGTAAACTATGTCGACGTCATGGAACTCCTTGAAGGAATGTTAAAACATGTTGTAGACACAGTTCGTAAAAGATGCGGGGGAGAACTGGCAACATTGAATGTTAAACTTGAACCGGTGGAACTCCCACTCAAGAGGGTGACGTATGATGAGGTTCTCAATATTCTTGAGGGTGAGGGTGTCAAGGTTGAGTGGGGGGAGGACCTCTCGACACCTATCCTTAAAACATACTCAAAAATCCTTTCAGATTACCATTTCATAATCGACTGGCCGACGAAGTCGAAAGCCTTCTATATCAAGCCGAGGAGGGATAGGCCTGAGGTCTGCGAGTCTTTCGACTTCATGTATGGGTCTGTTGAACTTGCTTCTGGAGGCTCAAGGATAGATGATAGGAAGGAACTTACTGAGAGGTTGAAGGAGAAAGGTTTGAATCCTAAAAACTTTGAGTACCATCTGAAGACATTCGATTACGGTATCCCCCCACATGCTGGGTTCGGCCTCGGCTTGGACAGGCTGATAATGGTTCTTGTAGGTGCCGAGAATATTCGGGAGGTCGTCCTCTATCCAAGAGATCCTCAGAGGCTCACACCTTGA
- the gatC gene encoding Asp-tRNA(Asn)/Glu-tRNA(Gln) amidotransferase subunit GatC gives MARGVITLEEVRRLAWLSKIKISKKEERRYLDEMSEILEYFRRLDEIDTEGVEPTYHVIELVNVAREDVPQQPSPDSILEIVPVMKGRYVKAQRIV, from the coding sequence ATGGCTAGGGGAGTTATAACTCTTGAAGAGGTGAGGCGGCTTGCTTGGCTGTCCAAGATCAAGATTTCGAAGAAGGAGGAGCGTAGATATCTCGATGAGATGAGTGAGATCCTAGAATATTTCAGAAGGCTCGACGAGATCGATACTGAAGGTGTTGAGCCAACATACCATGTCATTGAACTTGTGAATGTCGCCAGAGAGGATGTTCCCCAGCAGCCTTCTCCAGACAGCATCCTCGAAATTGTTCCTGTTATGAAAGGTAGATATGTGAAAGCCCAAAGGATAGTTTAG
- the gatA gene encoding Asp-tRNA(Asn)/Glu-tRNA(Gln) amidotransferase subunit GatA, translating to MPRILELPASEIVRKVKVQEISVEEYIGECFERIKTVDPKIHAFLTLTEDYALTRAREIDSRIRRGEKVGSLAGVAVAVKDNICTMGVRTTCASKMLESFIPTYDATVIERLKAEDAVIIGKTNMDEFAMGSSTEQSAFGPTLNPYDLTRVPGGSSGGSAASVASYEATVSLGSDTGGSVRCPASFCGVVGLKPTYGLVSRYGLIAFANSLEQISPIGRTVVDVATVMDCISGHDSRDSTSVNTGPTSLRSHLIDDVSGIRVGVPKELFGEGTEEAVSKAVWDAINRLVGLGATCEEVSLHSLKYALASYYIIAMSEASSNLARYDGLRYGFRLEDDDCDWGEAYSRNRSEGFGPEVKRRIMLGTYALSAGYYNQYYLRAQRVRTLIRQELSRVFESFDLLASPTMPILPYRLGEKLRDPLEMYMCDVDTVTANLAGIPAISVPCSSYQGLPIGIQFMAPPFREDLLIRVSYTLEKNLELDLKPAV from the coding sequence ATGCCTAGAATATTGGAGTTGCCAGCATCTGAGATCGTCAGGAAAGTTAAGGTACAAGAGATCTCTGTTGAAGAGTATATTGGCGAGTGTTTTGAAAGGATAAAGACAGTCGATCCTAAGATACATGCATTTCTGACCTTGACGGAAGATTATGCTTTGACGAGGGCTCGTGAGATAGACTCTAGAATCCGTAGGGGAGAGAAGGTAGGCTCCTTGGCTGGGGTCGCAGTTGCAGTCAAGGATAATATTTGCACAATGGGCGTTAGAACCACATGTGCATCCAAGATGCTCGAGAGTTTTATTCCAACATATGATGCAACAGTCATTGAGAGGCTCAAGGCCGAAGACGCGGTGATCATTGGCAAGACGAATATGGATGAGTTCGCTATGGGCTCATCGACTGAGCAGAGTGCTTTCGGACCTACCCTCAACCCCTACGATCTCACAAGGGTTCCAGGAGGCTCATCTGGTGGGAGCGCGGCTTCAGTAGCCTCTTATGAGGCGACAGTATCTTTGGGTTCAGATACAGGCGGGTCGGTCAGGTGTCCAGCAAGCTTCTGCGGGGTTGTAGGTCTGAAACCTACGTATGGTCTCGTAAGCAGGTATGGTCTCATAGCCTTCGCTAACAGTCTCGAGCAAATATCCCCGATTGGGAGGACTGTAGTTGATGTTGCGACGGTTATGGACTGCATATCGGGCCATGACAGTCGGGACAGCACATCGGTGAATACTGGACCTACAAGCCTGAGGAGCCACCTTATAGACGACGTTTCAGGTATCAGGGTGGGAGTTCCAAAGGAGCTCTTCGGCGAGGGTACAGAGGAGGCGGTCTCTAAGGCTGTTTGGGATGCCATAAATAGGCTGGTCGGTTTGGGGGCTACATGTGAGGAGGTGAGCCTACACAGTCTGAAGTATGCTCTGGCTTCATACTATATTATAGCGATGTCTGAGGCCAGCTCAAACCTTGCAAGATATGACGGTCTGAGGTATGGGTTCAGGCTTGAGGATGACGACTGTGACTGGGGTGAGGCTTATTCACGTAATAGGAGTGAGGGGTTCGGACCTGAGGTTAAGAGGAGGATCATGCTAGGTACATATGCCCTCTCAGCAGGCTACTACAACCAGTATTACTTGAGAGCACAGAGGGTGAGAACCTTGATCAGGCAGGAACTCTCCAGGGTCTTCGAGAGTTTCGATCTCCTCGCAAGCCCAACAATGCCAATTCTACCATACAGACTTGGAGAAAAGTTACGTGACCCGTTGGAGATGTATATGTGCGATGTCGACACGGTCACTGCCAACTTAGCTGGGATCCCTGCAATATCGGTCCCATGCTCCTCATATCAAGGCCTACCCATAGGAATCCAGTTTATGGCCCCACCTTTCAGGGAGGACCTTCTCATAAGGGTCTCATACACTTTAGAGAAGAATCTCGAATTGGATCTGAAACCCGCTGTTTAG